In Collimonas arenae, a single genomic region encodes these proteins:
- a CDS encoding alginate lyase family protein translates to MPRRLFQLMLPLCLCLCSGSALAACPDAPAGLRDIEANGYYSDAHYSIVDPVLKAKNEAAVKPFSDYLANVSANADRYIANGDSAAGQCALKWLDRWAVDGAMLGKVVSSQAQYERKWTLAGVALAYIKLRPLAEPSQRTHIDAWLPQLADASLAFFDDPRHKRNNHYYWVGLAVMATGVATGDTRYINAASKIYDSALNDIGEDGSLPQELNRAGRALAYHNYALAPLVMMAELSRLNHDDWYQRRHKRLQKLAQLVLSGIADPAWFVEKTGAQQEIPKGGILGWIAFYRQTAPELTAQSQELMVQAPFRYAQLGGNLSVLAEKHFFEQP, encoded by the coding sequence ATGCCGCGCCGACTATTCCAATTGATGCTGCCGCTGTGTCTGTGTCTGTGCAGCGGCAGCGCTTTAGCTGCATGTCCTGATGCGCCAGCAGGTTTGCGTGATATCGAAGCAAACGGTTACTACTCGGATGCGCATTATTCGATCGTCGATCCGGTACTTAAGGCCAAGAATGAAGCTGCGGTGAAGCCGTTCAGCGATTATCTCGCCAACGTTAGCGCCAACGCTGACCGCTATATCGCCAACGGCGATAGCGCCGCCGGTCAATGCGCATTGAAATGGCTGGACCGCTGGGCGGTAGATGGCGCGATGCTGGGCAAGGTAGTCAGCAGCCAGGCGCAGTACGAGCGCAAATGGACCTTGGCCGGCGTGGCGCTGGCCTATATCAAACTGCGGCCGTTGGCCGAACCGTCGCAACGCACGCATATCGATGCATGGCTACCGCAGTTGGCGGATGCGTCGCTGGCGTTCTTTGATGATCCCAGGCACAAGCGCAACAATCACTACTACTGGGTTGGCCTGGCAGTGATGGCGACCGGGGTCGCCACCGGCGATACGCGCTACATCAATGCCGCCAGCAAGATCTATGACAGCGCACTCAACGACATCGGCGAAGACGGCAGCTTGCCGCAGGAGTTGAATCGCGCCGGGCGGGCGCTGGCTTATCACAATTACGCGTTGGCGCCGCTGGTGATGATGGCGGAACTGTCGCGGCTCAACCATGACGACTGGTATCAGCGCCGGCACAAGCGGCTACAAAAGCTGGCGCAGCTGGTCCTGAGCGGCATCGCCGACCCGGCCTGGTTCGTCGAAAAAACCGGCGCCCAGCAGGAGATACCGAAAGGCGGGATACTCGGCTGGATCGCATTCTACCGCCAGACCGCGCCGGAACTTACCGCGCAATCGCAAGAATTGATGGTGCAAGCGCCTTTCCGTTATGCCCAGTTAGGCGGCAATCTCAGCGTACTGGCAGAGAAACATTTTTTTGAACAGCCATGA
- a CDS encoding sensor histidine kinase: MSEHTNSWISERWPVWRQATGKWWAGFYRQYDSNIERMMLLAWIAVIGMPLYYVVWAYWFPQPYENLGLRIFGIVLCLPAIALRHQIPKRWLTAYFFISLTYIAPFFFTFMFLMNDGSPVWGQSLLIAVIILFHFDTTLAFLSYLTGTMFAYFAFAALHGGLVPPSFHALEQWPIQLFAIVTVSIAKVGRKVLAQEKLAGMATALATVSHELRTPLRSINANARGLSRLLQENAVPSSPSQVPMEKALARIEFEVRHMNNVIDLFLLSASTGRENLVATDIVSMTAAVDLMMQRYPFVNQEQRDLVAITVRSDFRLLGQTELCSMVLINLLRNALTSIQRIGKGRIRIVLDGARARPRLLFIDTGSGIEPGRTEQIFERFYAYPEHNGTGIGLAFCKDVLSAWGARIRVVSRPLGYTIFVLEFPPVVQQKAAEMRSLLN; this comes from the coding sequence ATGAGTGAGCACACTAACAGCTGGATAAGCGAACGTTGGCCGGTCTGGCGGCAAGCCACGGGCAAGTGGTGGGCCGGGTTTTACCGTCAGTACGACAGCAATATCGAGCGCATGATGCTCTTGGCATGGATCGCCGTGATCGGCATGCCGCTGTATTACGTCGTGTGGGCATACTGGTTCCCGCAGCCATACGAAAACCTGGGCTTGCGGATTTTCGGCATCGTGCTGTGCCTGCCGGCCATCGCCCTCAGGCATCAGATTCCCAAAAGGTGGCTGACCGCGTATTTCTTCATCAGCCTGACCTATATAGCCCCGTTCTTCTTCACCTTCATGTTTTTGATGAACGACGGCTCTCCGGTTTGGGGCCAGTCGCTGCTGATCGCCGTGATTATCTTGTTCCACTTCGATACAACGCTGGCATTTTTGTCTTATCTGACAGGCACGATGTTCGCCTACTTTGCTTTTGCCGCGCTCCATGGCGGCTTGGTTCCGCCGAGCTTTCACGCGCTGGAGCAATGGCCGATACAGCTGTTCGCCATAGTGACGGTATCGATCGCCAAGGTCGGCAGAAAAGTCCTGGCGCAGGAAAAACTCGCAGGCATGGCGACCGCGCTGGCGACGGTGTCGCACGAGTTGCGCACGCCGCTACGCAGCATCAATGCCAATGCGCGGGGCCTGAGCCGTCTGTTGCAGGAAAATGCCGTACCAAGCTCGCCCAGCCAGGTCCCGATGGAAAAAGCGTTGGCCAGAATCGAATTCGAAGTGCGGCACATGAACAACGTCATCGATCTGTTCCTGCTGAGCGCCTCTACCGGCAGGGAAAACCTGGTCGCCACGGATATCGTCTCAATGACGGCGGCAGTTGACCTGATGATGCAGCGCTATCCCTTCGTCAACCAGGAACAGCGCGATCTGGTCGCCATTACCGTTCGCTCCGATTTTCGTTTGCTTGGCCAGACCGAACTGTGCTCGATGGTCCTGATCAATTTATTGCGTAACGCATTGACTTCCATCCAGCGTATCGGAAAAGGCCGCATACGGATCGTGCTGGACGGTGCCAGGGCGCGGCCAAGGCTGTTGTTCATCGACACCGGCAGCGGTATTGAACCTGGCCGCACAGAACAGATTTTCGAGCGTTTCTATGCCTATCCCGAACACAACGGCACCGGCATCGGGCTGGCATTTTGCAAAGATGTGCTAAGTGCCTGGGGTGCCCGCATTCGCGTGGTTTCGCGACCGCTGGGCTATACGATTTTCGTGTTGGAATTTCCGCCTGTAGTGCAACAAAAAGCGGCAGAGATGCGCTCTCTGTTAAATTAG
- a CDS encoding response regulator has translation MNISLPVYQHPTLTILIDDSQSFLDSLAFQLPPQMARKVFHDTQAALEWLRDAYRQSPSKTQSIRVNYDEQSFSFDRRTVAVDIDQIYRQSLNRRRFMLPSVLVIDYAMPQMNGLAFCQAVQDLPCKKILFTGQADEKIAIEAFNRGLIDRFIKKGDHDALDHLEAEIRTLQKEFFHAQSLTLKDLLSRHSYTFLSDPAMEALVEQLCKRHGFVEYYLFPNPTGILFFDIQGKATLMVVETEASLMSQLEVAQDYGAPLELLTGLREMRLVPFFSDSGGMYTDALRHDWLSYCLPAQICFGTQDYYWALFDFPAHYMRESFYSFAEFLRDQSADVKS, from the coding sequence ATGAACATTTCATTACCTGTTTATCAACACCCTACTTTGACTATCCTGATCGACGATAGTCAGAGTTTCCTGGACAGCCTGGCTTTCCAGCTGCCGCCGCAGATGGCGCGCAAGGTCTTCCACGATACCCAGGCCGCCCTGGAGTGGCTGCGCGACGCCTATCGCCAATCGCCCAGCAAAACCCAGTCGATCCGGGTGAATTATGACGAGCAAAGCTTTTCCTTCGACCGCCGTACCGTTGCGGTCGATATCGACCAGATCTATCGGCAATCGCTGAACCGCCGCCGTTTCATGCTGCCGTCGGTACTGGTGATCGACTATGCGATGCCGCAGATGAACGGCCTGGCGTTTTGCCAGGCGGTCCAGGACCTGCCCTGTAAAAAGATCCTGTTTACCGGCCAGGCAGACGAAAAGATCGCCATCGAAGCGTTCAACAGGGGCCTGATCGATCGTTTCATCAAGAAAGGCGATCATGACGCCCTTGATCACCTGGAAGCGGAAATCCGCACCCTGCAGAAAGAATTCTTCCACGCGCAATCGCTGACGCTGAAAGATCTACTGTCGCGCCACTCTTACACCTTCCTGTCTGACCCGGCCATGGAAGCGCTGGTCGAGCAACTTTGCAAGCGGCATGGCTTTGTCGAGTATTATTTGTTTCCTAACCCAACCGGTATCCTGTTCTTTGATATCCAGGGCAAGGCGACGCTGATGGTGGTGGAAACCGAAGCCAGCCTGATGTCGCAGCTGGAAGTGGCGCAAGACTATGGCGCGCCGCTGGAATTGCTGACCGGCTTGCGGGAAATGCGGCTGGTGCCGTTCTTTTCCGATAGCGGCGGCATGTACACCGACGCGCTGCGCCACGATTGGCTATCATATTGCCTGCCGGCGCAGATTTGTTTTGGTACGCAAGATTATTATTGGGCGCTATTTGATTTCCCGGCACATTATATGCGTGAGTCTTTTTATTCCTTTGCGGAGTTTTTGCGCGATCAATCCGCTGACGTAAAATCATAA
- a CDS encoding MFS transporter — MDRRIYLLALVAFIAGLDENIVGGILPLLAHDLKVSVSVVGQLTSIFSLSFALCAALLLSLTARFERRTLLQAALAIFATSNLAAALASNYASLFVLRIVSAASCSLIVVLCTTFASALVTPDYRGRAIGVIFMGISASLVLGIPFGIVLSEHLGWRLPFAAMAMLAAALIFWLQASLPQMTARQPLPLRRYWQQLTVPSLALAQLVSILMIAGHFTLFAYLAPYLGATLGLHGGNLSLMYALFGVSAVSGGYLGGWLSDRLGARRTMWLVPAVFTLVLASLPLFAGSLWLFLPVMMLWSSLSWSISPTVQSYLISTAPAASEVNIGLNTSAMHLGVALGAACGGLVIASRSLADTPTVGAAISGTALLCALLSLYLSRAPSLASSRRLSQPVEPGDGTF; from the coding sequence ATGGATCGTCGTATCTACCTGCTGGCGCTGGTGGCTTTCATTGCCGGCCTCGATGAGAATATCGTCGGCGGAATTTTGCCTTTGCTGGCGCATGACTTGAAGGTATCGGTCAGCGTCGTGGGGCAACTGACCAGCATCTTTTCCCTTTCTTTCGCCCTGTGCGCGGCGCTGCTGTTGTCGCTCACCGCCCGTTTCGAACGACGCACCCTGCTACAAGCTGCACTCGCAATATTCGCCACCAGCAACCTGGCGGCCGCGCTGGCGTCCAATTATGCAAGCCTGTTTGTCCTGCGTATCGTTTCGGCGGCAAGCTGTTCGCTGATCGTGGTTCTGTGCACCACCTTTGCCTCGGCGCTGGTAACGCCTGACTATCGCGGCCGCGCCATCGGCGTCATCTTCATGGGGATCAGCGCCTCGCTGGTGCTGGGCATTCCTTTCGGCATTGTGCTCAGCGAGCATCTCGGCTGGCGCCTGCCCTTTGCCGCCATGGCGATGCTGGCCGCCGCACTGATCTTCTGGCTACAGGCCAGCCTGCCGCAAATGACCGCCCGCCAGCCTTTGCCGCTGCGCCGCTACTGGCAACAGCTCACGGTTCCCAGCCTGGCGCTGGCGCAGCTGGTGTCGATTCTGATGATCGCCGGTCATTTCACCTTGTTCGCCTACCTGGCGCCTTATCTCGGCGCCACGCTTGGACTGCATGGCGGCAACCTGAGCCTGATGTATGCGTTGTTCGGCGTCTCGGCGGTGAGCGGCGGCTATCTTGGCGGCTGGCTCTCCGACCGGCTTGGCGCGCGACGCACCATGTGGCTTGTGCCCGCCGTGTTTACGCTGGTGCTGGCCAGTTTGCCGCTGTTCGCCGGCTCGCTCTGGCTGTTCCTGCCGGTAATGATGTTATGGAGCAGCCTGAGCTGGAGTATTTCGCCAACGGTGCAAAGTTACCTGATCAGCACAGCGCCGGCTGCCAGCGAAGTGAATATCGGCCTGAATACTTCCGCCATGCACCTCGGCGTGGCGTTGGGAGCGGCCTGCGGCGGCCTCGTGATTGCCTCGCGATCGCTGGCTGACACGCCCACGGTCGGCGCAGCAATATCGGGGACGGCGTTGCTGTGCGCCCTGCTTTCCCTGTATCTCAGCCGCGCCCCCTCACTCGCAAGCTCGCGCCGCTTATCGCAGCCGGTCGAACCTGGCGACGGTACTTTCTAA
- the andAb gene encoding anthranilate 1,2-dioxygenase ferredoxin subunit AndAb, protein MSAWHDIGTAEDFNEDEPVAVIAGGQPVAVFRLGEELFALRDLCTHGNARLSDGYIEDGCIECPLHQGMFDIKSGAPRCAPVTEAVRSFPVRVVAGRVEVEVSATPQLPHEAAIRHVQMVVETVQRAASDVAVIRLRAEDAATPALDYIAGQYVDVLLADGQRRSYSMATPAGGGLELHVRHMPGGLFSDQVFASLRAGDTLKLEGPCGSFFLRDGDHPVILLASGTGFAPIKALLEDAISNGSTRSMCLYWGGRRQPDLYMDALCRGWAESLPWFRYVPVLSEPEPHGGWQGRTGFVHLAVMEDHADLSQHQVYACGAPVVVEAARRDFSASCSLPATHFFADAFLSKADSRP, encoded by the coding sequence ATGAGCGCATGGCACGATATCGGCACGGCCGAAGATTTCAACGAGGACGAGCCGGTTGCGGTCATCGCCGGCGGCCAGCCGGTGGCGGTATTCCGCCTCGGCGAAGAACTGTTTGCGTTACGTGATTTATGCACGCATGGCAATGCCAGGCTGTCTGACGGCTATATCGAGGACGGCTGCATTGAATGCCCCTTGCACCAGGGCATGTTCGACATCAAGAGCGGCGCTCCGCGCTGCGCGCCGGTGACCGAGGCGGTACGCAGCTTTCCGGTGCGAGTGGTGGCAGGACGAGTCGAGGTGGAAGTGAGCGCCACGCCGCAACTGCCGCATGAGGCGGCGATCCGGCATGTACAGATGGTGGTTGAAACGGTTCAACGGGCGGCGTCGGATGTCGCTGTCATCCGCCTGCGCGCTGAAGATGCGGCAACGCCCGCGCTGGACTATATCGCCGGCCAGTATGTCGACGTCTTGCTGGCCGATGGCCAGCGGCGCAGCTATTCGATGGCCACTCCGGCCGGCGGCGGCCTGGAATTGCATGTGCGGCACATGCCTGGCGGTTTGTTCAGCGACCAGGTGTTCGCCAGCTTGCGCGCCGGCGACACGCTCAAACTCGAAGGTCCCTGCGGGAGTTTTTTCCTGCGCGACGGCGATCATCCGGTCATCCTGCTGGCCAGCGGCACCGGCTTCGCGCCGATCAAAGCGCTGTTGGAAGACGCGATCAGCAACGGCAGTACGCGCAGCATGTGCCTGTACTGGGGTGGCCGCAGACAGCCGGACCTGTATATGGACGCGCTATGCCGCGGCTGGGCCGAAAGCCTGCCGTGGTTCCGCTATGTGCCGGTGCTGTCGGAACCGGAGCCGCACGGCGGCTGGCAAGGCCGTACCGGCTTCGTCCATCTGGCGGTCATGGAAGATCATGCGGACCTGTCGCAGCACCAGGTGTATGCGTGCGGCGCGCCGGTGGTGGTGGAGGCCGCACGGCGCGATTTCAGCGCCAGTTGCAGCTTACCGGCCACGCATTTTTTTGCCGATGCCTTCCTCTCCAAAGCGGACAGCCGTCCATGA
- a CDS encoding NAD(P)-dependent oxidoreductase → MKIAIIGATGNAGSRIAAEALRRGHSVTGIARSADPAKAPAGVELRQGDATQPEQLAALIRGQDVVVSAAKFSVLKAATLLQGVKSAGVKRLLVVGGAASLETAPGVTLLDSPNFPAEYKVEAVPGKQFLDDLRAETEVDWTFLSPPAMFAPGERTGVFRVGQNQLMADAQGKSHISMEDYAIALLDEIEQPKHLKQRFTVAY, encoded by the coding sequence ATGAAAATTGCCATCATCGGCGCTACCGGCAATGCCGGCTCCCGGATTGCCGCCGAGGCGCTACGGCGCGGCCACAGCGTGACCGGCATCGCCCGTTCCGCAGATCCGGCAAAAGCGCCAGCCGGCGTCGAACTACGTCAGGGCGACGCCACCCAGCCGGAGCAACTGGCGGCATTGATTCGCGGTCAAGACGTGGTGGTCAGCGCCGCCAAGTTCAGCGTGTTGAAAGCAGCAACGCTGCTGCAAGGCGTCAAGAGCGCAGGCGTCAAGCGCTTGCTGGTGGTCGGCGGCGCGGCCAGCCTGGAAACCGCGCCTGGCGTGACCTTGCTGGATAGCCCGAATTTTCCTGCCGAGTACAAGGTGGAAGCCGTACCAGGCAAGCAGTTCCTGGACGATCTGCGTGCGGAAACCGAGGTGGACTGGACTTTCCTGTCGCCGCCAGCCATGTTTGCACCGGGCGAACGCACCGGCGTATTCCGCGTCGGCCAGAACCAGCTGATGGCAGACGCGCAAGGAAAAAGTCACATTTCGATGGAAGATTATGCGATTGCCTTGCTGGACGAAATCGAGCAGCCCAAGCACCTAAAGCAGCGCTTTACCGTCGCTTACTGA
- a CDS encoding MarR family winged helix-turn-helix transcriptional regulator: MFDHCLYFNTTALARIVEREWNAAYRPFDLTAPQGFVLRTVLRRPGLLSSEVADVFGIARPTATRLLDALLSKQLIERRPSADDGREWNIFPTAAGLALDVPINAVSAEVAQRLRAQVGDDRFDGSIAALRGIRESIR; encoded by the coding sequence ATGTTTGATCACTGTCTCTATTTCAATACCACCGCGCTGGCGCGCATCGTCGAGCGCGAGTGGAACGCTGCCTACCGGCCATTCGACTTGACTGCGCCGCAGGGTTTTGTGTTGCGTACTGTGTTGCGGCGGCCGGGTTTGCTGAGCAGCGAAGTGGCTGATGTCTTCGGTATCGCCAGGCCAACTGCGACCCGTTTGTTGGATGCCTTGCTGAGCAAGCAACTTATCGAACGCCGACCCTCGGCGGACGATGGCCGTGAATGGAATATCTTTCCCACGGCCGCGGGGTTGGCGCTGGATGTGCCTATCAACGCCGTCAGCGCAGAAGTGGCGCAGCGTTTGCGGGCGCAGGTTGGCGACGACCGTTTTGATGGCTCGATCGCGGCCCTGCGTGGTATCCGGGAAAGCATCCGCTGA
- a CDS encoding winged helix-turn-helix transcriptional regulator: MNDRNMQVTTLSAIPATPAAARGRGRPSALEDLPCPIRDVLDRIGDAWSVLVLTTLESGPARFNQLRRQVDGISQRMLTVTLRHLERDGLVSRTVIPSTPPQVEYALTVLGCSLCMPLKVLADWAGNHQTVIRGARRQYDMTDN; encoded by the coding sequence ATGAACGATAGGAACATGCAGGTAACCACCCTCTCCGCCATACCAGCAACTCCCGCAGCGGCACGCGGCAGAGGGCGGCCCAGCGCTCTCGAAGACCTGCCATGCCCGATCCGCGATGTGCTGGACCGTATCGGCGACGCCTGGAGTGTGCTGGTGCTCACTACGCTGGAATCCGGCCCTGCACGGTTTAACCAGTTGCGACGCCAGGTCGACGGCATTTCGCAACGTATGCTGACGGTGACTTTGCGTCACCTGGAACGAGACGGTCTGGTATCGCGTACGGTGATCCCGAGCACGCCGCCGCAAGTGGAATATGCGCTGACCGTACTGGGATGCTCGCTATGCATGCCGCTCAAGGTGCTGGCTGACTGGGCTGGCAACCATCAAACAGTGATTCGCGGCGCGCGACGGCAATACGATATGACTGACAACTGA
- the andAd gene encoding anthranilate 1,2-dioxygenase small subunit AndAd: MEKMILWFELHQLQEAYVHALDNDRLEEWPEFFVDDCLYEIIPRENADASLPIGIIYCDSKRMLRDRVLSLRHANIYEAHSYRHMTSGLMIKRIDADTVETESSYVVIQTLQDGESHVYQAGRYLDRVIRTGAGWRYAKRRVVYDTLRVQTLLATPI; the protein is encoded by the coding sequence ATGGAAAAAATGATTTTGTGGTTTGAATTGCATCAGTTGCAGGAAGCCTATGTGCACGCACTGGATAATGACCGCCTGGAAGAATGGCCGGAATTTTTCGTTGACGACTGCCTGTATGAAATCATCCCGCGTGAAAACGCCGACGCCAGCCTGCCGATCGGCATCATCTATTGCGACAGCAAACGCATGCTGCGCGACCGCGTTCTGTCGCTGCGACACGCCAACATCTACGAAGCGCACAGCTACCGCCACATGACTTCCGGCCTGATGATCAAACGCATCGACGCCGACACGGTCGAAACCGAATCCAGTTATGTGGTGATACAAACCCTGCAGGATGGCGAATCGCATGTGTACCAGGCCGGCCGCTACCTGGATCGGGTGATCCGAACCGGTGCCGGCTGGCGCTACGCGAAGCGGCGTGTGGTGTACGACACGCTGCGTGTGCAAACCTTGCTGGCAACCCCGATTTGA
- a CDS encoding helix-turn-helix transcriptional regulator: MVRSETVLRLSTPDLLQIAQAPDWEQLRARAQRLLAQLGICDFMLKMDVSGANGASLVQMFGTLPGATLQLFNQPADDKTDPIQQHLARSCLPLNWQVEQLCLLHGGQIYPLLKTMGITQGMSLALHTKQSVNRLDFYCNATPPLALTASAQADALLLGLYLQEAAELLWRKATPNQESLLSARELECLRWSADGKTSSEIGLILGISQRTVYFHMKNVAMKLGVYSTRHAISRAVMMGIIKPNN, from the coding sequence ATGGTGCGAAGCGAAACCGTTCTCCGATTATCCACGCCCGATCTGCTGCAGATCGCACAAGCTCCCGACTGGGAGCAGTTGCGCGCACGCGCCCAGCGCCTGCTGGCGCAGCTCGGCATCTGCGATTTCATGCTGAAGATGGACGTCTCAGGCGCCAACGGCGCATCGCTGGTGCAAATGTTCGGCACCCTGCCCGGCGCCACGCTCCAGCTCTTCAACCAGCCGGCAGACGACAAGACCGATCCCATCCAACAACACCTGGCACGTTCCTGCCTGCCGCTTAACTGGCAGGTGGAGCAGCTCTGTTTGCTGCATGGCGGGCAGATCTATCCGCTGCTGAAAACCATGGGCATCACGCAGGGCATGAGCCTGGCGCTGCATACAAAACAGTCCGTGAACCGTCTCGACTTTTATTGCAACGCGACGCCGCCGCTGGCGCTGACTGCCAGCGCCCAGGCTGACGCCCTGCTGCTGGGCTTGTATCTGCAGGAAGCCGCCGAACTGCTGTGGCGTAAAGCCACGCCGAACCAGGAGTCGCTGTTGTCTGCGCGCGAGCTCGAATGCCTGCGCTGGAGCGCCGACGGCAAGACCAGCAGCGAAATCGGCCTGATCCTGGGGATATCCCAGCGCACCGTTTATTTCCACATGAAGAACGTGGCGATGAAGCTGGGCGTCTACAGCACCCGCCATGCGATCAGCCGAGCGGTCATGATGGGCATTATCAAACCGAATAACTAA
- the cqsA gene encoding alpha-hydroxyketone-type quorum-sensing autoinducer synthase: protein MPLTTSYHAELSSAAEQHLPAFVSARMDEHYIERIEKLLGGEHLHKWHAPGPDAIYLSSNDYLCIAGEPVLIEAQAACLKRGEVDLLMSTVFLQEGSPQHRLEQKMANFMGSEDGLITQSGWSANVGLMQSIAEPGVPVYLDMQAHASLWEGVNSGQARAVPFLHNETEHLRRQVQKHGAGVIVVDALYSTNGSVCPLHEILAVAEDSGSILVVDESHSLGTHGPEGAGLVAQMGLSERVHFRTASLAKAFSGRAGFITCSHKFKGYFLSTSRPAIFSSCLLGHELAWFDAALDFIRAADDRRQALHRNAHRLRTELSALGYNVSDGSEQIIALEAGTEPMTLVLRKALEAEGIFGAVFCAPATPKNRSLVRLTINSGLTEVEIQRIVQACANIRENVRLADWSSSRRKVVVPRQAGVSVST from the coding sequence ATGCCACTAACTACAAGCTACCACGCGGAATTAAGTTCTGCAGCGGAGCAACATTTACCCGCTTTTGTATCTGCGCGTATGGACGAGCACTACATCGAACGTATAGAAAAGCTGCTGGGCGGCGAGCATCTGCATAAATGGCATGCGCCGGGTCCGGATGCGATTTATCTTTCTAGCAACGATTATCTATGCATTGCCGGGGAACCGGTGCTGATCGAGGCGCAGGCTGCATGCCTGAAGCGAGGCGAAGTCGATTTGTTGATGTCTACGGTTTTTCTGCAGGAAGGTAGCCCGCAGCATCGCCTGGAACAAAAAATGGCGAATTTCATGGGCTCGGAAGATGGCTTGATTACACAATCCGGCTGGAGTGCGAACGTGGGGCTGATGCAAAGCATCGCAGAACCCGGCGTGCCGGTGTATCTCGATATGCAAGCCCATGCTTCATTATGGGAGGGAGTGAATTCAGGGCAGGCGCGCGCGGTGCCATTCCTGCACAATGAAACCGAACATCTACGACGCCAGGTACAAAAACACGGTGCAGGTGTGATCGTGGTTGACGCCTTGTACAGCACCAATGGCAGCGTGTGTCCCTTGCACGAGATATTGGCGGTAGCCGAAGACAGCGGCAGTATCCTGGTGGTGGATGAGTCGCATTCACTCGGCACGCATGGCCCTGAAGGAGCCGGCCTGGTAGCGCAGATGGGATTGTCCGAGCGGGTGCACTTCCGTACTGCTTCGCTGGCCAAGGCTTTTAGCGGACGGGCCGGTTTCATTACCTGTTCGCATAAATTCAAAGGCTACTTTCTATCGACATCCAGGCCTGCCATTTTCAGTTCCTGCCTGCTAGGGCATGAGCTAGCCTGGTTCGATGCCGCGCTTGATTTTATCCGCGCAGCCGATGACCGCCGCCAGGCACTCCATCGTAATGCGCACCGCCTGCGTACCGAGCTAAGCGCCCTGGGCTACAACGTCAGCGACGGTAGCGAGCAGATCATCGCATTGGAAGCCGGCACCGAGCCGATGACGCTGGTTCTGCGCAAGGCGTTGGAAGCAGAGGGTATTTTCGGCGCTGTATTTTGTGCGCCGGCGACGCCGAAAAATCGTTCCCTGGTACGGCTGACGATCAACTCCGGCCTGACCGAGGTTGAGATTCAAAGGATTGTGCAGGCATGCGCCAATATTCGCGAGAATGTGCGCCTGGCCGACTGGTCTTCAAGCCGCCGCAAGGTCGTAGTGCCGCGGCAGGCAGGCGTTTCCGTTTCCACTTAA